A genomic segment from Ignavibacteriales bacterium encodes:
- a CDS encoding T9SS type A sorting domain-containing protein — protein sequence MFYYNNLNATLTSATVGIENGSGTDGLQIVYDAAYLANNLAVQLAADPEWLSLNNYSGTIYSGNSINVGLLIDTEGMELGEYTMDMEITTNDPANTLMIVPITMTVSSEVPVELVSFNAEMVDGNVVLNWSTATETNNNGFQIEKREKSNEKGQTEFSNVGFVSGKGTTTEKTFYSYSDKNEKPGTYLYRLKQIDFDGTFSYSNEIEVEVTGPKDFALYQNYPNPFNPSTTIKFALPVKTNLSLSVYNTLGEKVAEIFNGELEEGYHEMMFNASGLSSGIYFYKMESENYSATKKLMLLK from the coding sequence ATGTTCTATTACAATAACTTAAACGCAACTTTAACAAGTGCAACTGTTGGAATTGAAAATGGTTCAGGTACTGATGGACTTCAAATAGTTTATGATGCCGCTTATCTTGCAAATAATTTAGCCGTACAACTTGCTGCTGATCCTGAATGGTTGTCATTAAATAATTATTCTGGTACTATTTACAGCGGTAATTCTATTAATGTTGGTTTGTTGATAGATACCGAAGGGATGGAACTTGGTGAATATACTATGGATATGGAAATCACAACTAATGATCCCGCAAACACATTAATGATTGTTCCTATTACAATGACAGTTTCCAGCGAAGTGCCTGTTGAACTGGTTTCATTTAATGCAGAAATGGTTGATGGAAATGTTGTTCTTAACTGGAGTACAGCAACTGAAACGAATAACAATGGATTTCAAATTGAAAAACGTGAAAAGTCAAACGAGAAAGGTCAAACGGAATTCAGTAATGTTGGATTTGTAAGTGGTAAAGGAACTACAACTGAAAAAACATTCTACTCATATTCTGATAAGAATGAAAAACCTGGAACATACTTATACAGATTAAAGCAAATCGATTTTGATGGAACTTTTAGCTACAGCAATGAAATAGAAGTTGAAGTAACCGGACCAAAAGATTTTGCTTTATATCAGAATTATCCTAACCCATTTAACCCAAGTACAACAATTAAGTTTGCATTACCGGTTAAAACAAACTTAAGCTTAAGTGTTTACAACACACTTGGCGAAAAAGTTGCAGAAATATTTAACGGTGAACTTGAAGAAGGTTATCACGAAATGATGTTTAATGCTTCAGGACTATCATCAGGAATATATTTCTATAAGATGGAAAGTGAAAATTATTCAGCAACAAAGAAATTGATGTTGTTGAAATAA
- a CDS encoding class I SAM-dependent methyltransferase, which yields MKSNNNFYNSASVYYDKMIDFDSALQKRKILLSNFIDKKIKSVADVGCGTGVDSIALALLGLNVTAYDPSSEMINIAKANSEKHNCKIDFHIFCANKIPKTFYNKFDIVVSLGNTRTIWWFG from the coding sequence ATGAAATCAAATAACAACTTTTACAATTCAGCTTCAGTTTATTACGATAAGATGATTGACTTTGATTCTGCATTACAGAAACGCAAAATACTCTTATCAAATTTTATTGATAAAAAAATAAAATCAGTTGCAGATGTTGGATGTGGAACCGGAGTTGATTCTATTGCTCTTGCGCTGCTTGGATTAAATGTTACAGCATATGATCCTTCATCGGAAATGATAAACATTGCGAAAGCCAATTCTGAAAAACATAATTGCAAAATTGATTTCCATATCTTTTGTGCGAATAAAATCCCAAAAACATTTTATAATAAGTTTGATATAGTTGTTTCACTTGGAAATACTAGAACTATTTGGTGGTTTGGATAA
- a CDS encoding T9SS type A sorting domain-containing protein: protein MGDLEYDSCPAIGSDGTLYIGAHISSTFPYHTQNLIAVKDSPTVVENYEPLLDYNLGQNFPNPFNPNTKIIWQSPVSEWQTIKVYDVLGNEVTTLVNEERPAGRYEIEFDASKLSSGVYFYQIKVGDFVSTKKMILMK, encoded by the coding sequence ATGGGTGATCTTGAATATGACTCCTGTCCAGCAATTGGTAGTGATGGCACATTATATATAGGTGCACATATAAGCTCAACTTTCCCATATCACACACAAAATTTAATTGCTGTAAAAGACAGCCCTACAGTTGTAGAAAATTATGAACCTTTGCTGGATTATAATCTGGGACAAAACTTTCCAAACCCATTTAATCCAAACACAAAAATAATTTGGCAGTCGCCAGTAAGCGAATGGCAGACTATAAAAGTTTATGACGTTCTTGGAAATGAAGTAACAACTTTAGTAAACGAAGAACGTCCTGCAGGAAGATATGAAATTGAATTTGATGCATCTAAACTATCATCAGGAGTGTATTTCTATCAAATTAAAGTAGGAGATTTTGTTAGCACAAAGAAGATGATCTTGATGAAGTAA